One genomic region from Spirulina subsalsa PCC 9445 encodes:
- a CDS encoding ArnT family glycosyltransferase, protein MTGFSLKTLFPRSPWQWCLGLTLAALCLWTINLGGVPFRDWDEGYHAFTAREVYRTGNWWHLTNFGQPYFAKPPLPYWVITLGYHLTGQINEWTTRLPLAVVTALGVPLLYGVGRELFKPPVYGLFIGAVYLTLLPVVRHGRLVMLDGLINTCLIGALFCLLRGRSSPPWALGVGLFLACIALTKGVLVFALGGILILFLLVSRQWETLKNPYLMVGIVLGLVLTGIWYDSQLQKYGQVFFEVHILSQNLDRLSDAVEGNSGPPWYYLIELLKYGFPWLLFLPGGLQQAWQERRELWAVLVGVGTVSYLGLISLMGTKLPWYILPYYPFFALTVGVYLTRLWQEKPRYSRFWWGFLVFLAVDGLGGMVYFWLADPQVPLILMAGVLSVTMGGVAWLMGRQDRRFLPVLFVGMYGVLSLLMLSRSWNWEVNEQFPVRGIGAMIRENTPPEQVVYTSFAYHRPSLDYYSDRSVQPAAPPQLQEFWASGHYVLLDAPTLATFEPEESVIIDTVDGFTLLAPRLKHRE, encoded by the coding sequence TTGACAGGTTTCTCCTTAAAAACACTATTCCCTCGCTCTCCTTGGCAGTGGTGCCTAGGGCTCACCCTAGCAGCACTGTGTCTGTGGACAATTAACCTCGGAGGAGTTCCCTTCAGAGATTGGGATGAAGGCTACCATGCTTTTACAGCCCGGGAAGTTTACCGCACAGGCAACTGGTGGCATTTAACTAATTTTGGTCAACCCTATTTTGCCAAACCCCCTCTACCCTACTGGGTCATCACCCTGGGCTATCATTTAACGGGACAGATTAACGAATGGACTACTAGACTCCCCTTGGCCGTGGTGACAGCGTTGGGTGTGCCTCTGTTGTATGGGGTGGGGCGAGAACTGTTTAAACCCCCGGTTTATGGTCTATTCATCGGCGCCGTATATTTAACCTTGCTCCCGGTGGTGCGTCATGGCCGTTTAGTTATGTTAGATGGTTTGATTAATACCTGCCTCATCGGGGCGCTCTTTTGTTTGTTACGCGGGCGCTCCTCCCCACCCTGGGCGCTGGGGGTGGGCTTATTCTTGGCCTGCATTGCCCTAACTAAAGGGGTGTTAGTTTTCGCCTTGGGGGGCATTTTAATCCTATTTCTGCTCGTCTCCCGCCAGTGGGAAACCCTGAAAAACCCCTATCTCATGGTGGGGATTGTCCTAGGTTTAGTGCTAACGGGCATTTGGTACGACTCCCAGCTACAAAAGTATGGTCAGGTCTTTTTTGAGGTTCACATCCTCTCCCAGAACTTAGACCGCCTCTCAGATGCTGTAGAGGGCAATTCTGGACCGCCTTGGTATTATCTCATTGAGCTATTAAAGTATGGTTTTCCTTGGTTGCTGTTTCTCCCCGGTGGCCTCCAACAAGCTTGGCAAGAACGGCGAGAACTTTGGGCGGTGTTGGTGGGGGTGGGAACGGTGAGCTATTTGGGACTCATTAGCTTGATGGGAACTAAACTGCCTTGGTATATCTTGCCCTACTATCCTTTTTTTGCTTTGACGGTGGGGGTATATCTGACCCGACTTTGGCAGGAAAAACCTCGTTATTCCCGCTTTTGGTGGGGGTTCTTAGTTTTTTTGGCGGTGGATGGATTGGGAGGCATGGTGTACTTTTGGCTCGCTGATCCCCAAGTTCCCTTAATCCTCATGGCGGGGGTATTATCGGTTACGATGGGCGGGGTGGCTTGGCTGATGGGGCGACAGGATCGGCGGTTTCTGCCTGTGTTATTTGTGGGGATGTATGGTGTGTTAAGTCTGTTAATGCTCTCTAGGAGTTGGAACTGGGAGGTGAATGAACAGTTCCCGGTGAGGGGGATTGGGGCAATGATTCGGGAAAATACGCCCCCGGAACAGGTGGTGTATACCTCTTTTGCTTATCATCGCCCGAGTTTGGATTATTATAGCGATCGCTCAGTCCAACCTGCTGCACCGCCTCAACTGCAAGAATTCTGGGCTTCTGGTCATTATGTTTTACTGGATGCCCCCACCCTCGCCACCTTTGAACCGGAGGAGTCTGTCATAATTGATACGGTGGATGGCTTCACTCTCTTGGCCCCAAGGCTGAAGCATCGGGAATAG
- a CDS encoding phosphoglucomutase/phosphomannomutase family protein: protein MNRGDQPGICFGTDGWRGIIADDFTFVRVCQVTRAIATYLASVYPLDHPVFIGYDTRFLAAAFAQTAAEVLSEMGRRVGQVDRDCPTPVLAYYARSQPSAGALMFTASHNPAMYCGLKYIPHWGAPAPPHITDAIAHALSEVSDALPQGTRGDLITSFNPQPAYLAQLKELLDVPRLRQGGLRVKFDALYSVTRGYLDQALRDYGCEVETLHSEPDVLFGGRSPEPSPPQLESLREAVLRDGADLGVATDGDGDRFGILDEQGNYCTPNEILLLLTRHLYQKGERGAIVRTLDTTHALDQLAQVYGLDCYETPVGFKYIGEIMGTVPVLIGGESSGGLSIGRHLPEKDGILANLLVVEAIAFAQKPLSVLIQEAIAEAGGKRYNQRLDFPLPMAQIRPFLENLRATPPRDLAGIPLAKINSQDGLKFYLQDGSWVLLRPSGTEPLLRVSLETDTPQKQEELQQALQAILAPFVGTSRTPNPPSG, encoded by the coding sequence ATGAACAGGGGAGATCAGCCGGGAATTTGCTTTGGCACTGATGGATGGCGGGGGATTATTGCTGATGATTTTACTTTTGTGCGAGTTTGTCAGGTGACACGGGCGATCGCCACTTATTTGGCCAGTGTCTATCCTCTGGATCATCCCGTCTTCATTGGCTACGATACCCGATTTCTGGCGGCTGCGTTTGCCCAAACGGCGGCCGAGGTGTTGAGTGAGATGGGTCGCCGGGTTGGACAAGTGGATCGGGATTGTCCGACTCCGGTTTTAGCTTATTATGCCCGTTCTCAACCCTCAGCAGGGGCGCTGATGTTTACGGCGAGTCATAATCCGGCTATGTATTGCGGCCTCAAGTATATCCCCCACTGGGGCGCACCGGCTCCCCCTCACATTACCGATGCGATCGCCCATGCTTTATCTGAGGTGTCTGATGCCTTACCCCAAGGGACAAGAGGGGATCTCATTACCTCTTTTAATCCACAACCCGCCTATTTAGCTCAGTTAAAGGAACTGCTGGATGTGCCGCGTCTTCGTCAAGGGGGATTACGGGTTAAGTTTGATGCGCTCTATTCTGTCACCCGAGGTTATTTAGATCAGGCTTTAAGGGATTATGGGTGTGAGGTGGAAACCCTTCATTCTGAACCGGATGTTCTGTTTGGGGGGCGCTCCCCGGAACCTAGTCCGCCACAGTTGGAGAGTCTGCGAGAGGCAGTATTACGGGATGGGGCGGATTTAGGGGTGGCGACGGATGGGGATGGCGATCGCTTTGGGATTCTCGATGAACAGGGAAACTACTGTACCCCCAATGAAATCCTCCTGTTGCTCACTCGCCATCTCTACCAAAAAGGGGAACGGGGGGCGATTGTCCGCACCCTCGACACCACCCATGCTTTAGATCAACTGGCTCAAGTTTATGGTCTAGATTGTTATGAAACTCCAGTAGGGTTTAAATATATTGGGGAAATTATGGGAACGGTTCCGGTGTTGATCGGGGGGGAGTCCTCGGGGGGATTAAGTATTGGCCGCCATTTGCCCGAAAAGGACGGCATTTTAGCCAATTTGTTGGTGGTGGAGGCGATCGCTTTTGCTCAAAAACCTCTCTCGGTTTTGATTCAGGAGGCGATCGCAGAAGCGGGAGGAAAACGCTACAATCAACGTCTAGACTTCCCTCTGCCAATGGCTCAAATTCGTCCCTTTCTAGAGAATTTGCGCGCAACCCCCCCAAGGGATTTAGCAGGGATTCCCCTAGCTAAAATTAACAGCCAAGATGGTCTAAAATTCTACCTACAAGATGGCAGTTGGGTATTACTGCGCCCCTCCGGTACAGAACCTCTCCTGCGAGTTTCTCTGGAAACGGATACTCCCCAAAAACAAGAGGAACTCCAACAAGCATTACAAGCCATTCTCGCCCCTTTTGTCGGGACGAGTCGAACGCCAAATCCACCAAGCGGCTAA
- a CDS encoding DUF2499 domain-containing protein: protein MHALSIPTWIIHVSSVVEWIAAIWLIWTYSEVTGDRTWRSLSWAMLPALISAMCACTWHFFDNLPSLEWLVTLQASMTVLGNMTLCLAAWWIWRSTRPDKRGENGL, encoded by the coding sequence ATGCACGCCCTGTCTATTCCCACTTGGATCATTCATGTGTCGAGTGTTGTTGAGTGGATTGCTGCGATTTGGTTGATTTGGACTTATAGTGAGGTGACAGGCGATCGCACTTGGCGCAGTTTATCTTGGGCAATGCTCCCCGCCCTCATCAGTGCCATGTGTGCCTGTACCTGGCATTTTTTCGACAATCTCCCCAGCTTAGAATGGTTAGTCACCCTTCAAGCCAGTATGACAGTCCTCGGCAACATGACCCTCTGTTTAGCCGCTTGGTGGATTTGGCGTTCGACTCGTCCCGACAAAAGGGGCGAGAATGGCTTGTAA
- a CDS encoding sigma-70 family RNA polymerase sigma factor — protein MAKVATDNIKAYLQEIGRTPLLSRAEEVELATKVQAMLPLLEKTERTAQEEKIVQQGQYARQKMAQANLRLVVSIAKKYQHRGLSLLDLIQEGSLGLMRGIEKFDPTRGYKFSTYAYWWVRQAITRAIAEQSRTIRLPIHITEQVNQIKRITRQLSQELGRKPTEEEIATELEVDIFKLRQICQAVYRTNPKSLNVTVKDDDQTELGQLLADDSISPSEFASHQELQSHVQDLLDSLPARQREIISLRFGFQGGKKMSFKEIGNHCGMSHERVRQLQNKALRTLKRNAFRLREVAG, from the coding sequence ATGGCCAAAGTTGCTACAGATAACATTAAAGCCTACCTGCAAGAAATTGGGCGGACTCCTTTGCTTAGTCGCGCCGAAGAAGTGGAATTAGCAACAAAAGTCCAGGCAATGTTACCATTACTGGAGAAGACAGAGCGAACAGCACAGGAAGAAAAAATTGTCCAACAAGGGCAATATGCACGCCAAAAAATGGCTCAAGCTAACCTAAGATTAGTGGTATCTATTGCTAAAAAATATCAGCATCGTGGGTTATCTTTACTGGATTTAATCCAAGAAGGAAGTTTAGGTCTTATGCGGGGGATTGAGAAATTTGATCCGACCCGAGGTTATAAATTTTCCACCTATGCTTATTGGTGGGTGCGTCAGGCGATTACCCGTGCCATAGCTGAACAAAGCCGAACCATTCGCCTCCCGATTCATATTACCGAACAGGTCAATCAAATCAAGCGGATTACCCGTCAACTTTCCCAAGAATTAGGGAGAAAACCCACCGAGGAAGAGATTGCCACCGAATTAGAAGTTGATATTTTTAAGTTGCGGCAGATTTGCCAAGCCGTTTACCGAACAAATCCTAAAAGTTTGAATGTCACGGTGAAGGATGACGACCAAACGGAATTAGGGCAATTATTAGCCGACGATTCAATTTCTCCGAGTGAGTTCGCCAGTCATCAAGAGTTACAAAGTCATGTGCAAGATTTATTAGACAGTTTACCTGCTCGACAACGAGAGATTATTAGTTTACGTTTTGGTTTCCAAGGGGGCAAAAAGATGAGTTTTAAGGAAATTGGGAATCATTGCGGCATGAGTCATGAACGAGTGCGGCAATTGCAAAATAAGGCCTTGCGAACTCTCAAGCGTAATGCCTTCCGTTTGCGGGAAGTTGCGGGTTAA
- a CDS encoding ABC transporter substrate-binding protein, translated as MSRSNNSRSNNSRLSEFWSAWIKIPLWQRWGEFYQNWTEKGREKLWSLFPVLRIWHSRGVKVRWFKFGAWIVGTLVLLQWLLVPGFTQSPVKIQVMMQALEANQWQDMEAAFEDANPDIDLELVEAPNATNLVEDLYTSAFLLGDSPYDLVYLDIVWVPKFAAAGWLMDLSDRLSPEDEADFLAGDLAGGRYQEGLYRIPFRSDGGMLYYRTDLLAQAGYDPPRTFDDLIQISQSVQEQGLAQWGYLWQGQQYEGLAAMFVEILRGHGAFWVDPDTLEVGLDQPNAIAAVEFLRSTIDKGISPPGVTTYAEEETRRLFQNGNTLFLRNWPYVAGLAADSPIADKFAIQPMVHLPGEESGACQGGWGLGISATTPHPDEAWRVIEFITSREVQKQFILDTRYVPSRRSLFNDPDIVAAYDYYPQLLEVVENSVLRPPIAQYAQASDILQRYLSAAITRRMTPEAAMEAAARETRNVLGTT; from the coding sequence ATGTCTCGATCTAATAATTCTCGATCTAATAATTCTCGATTATCTGAGTTTTGGAGTGCTTGGATAAAGATTCCTCTTTGGCAAAGGTGGGGGGAGTTTTATCAAAACTGGACAGAAAAAGGGCGGGAGAAACTCTGGTCGCTTTTTCCGGTTTTGAGGATCTGGCATTCCCGAGGGGTTAAAGTCCGATGGTTCAAGTTTGGGGCTTGGATTGTGGGGACTTTGGTCTTGTTGCAATGGCTGCTGGTGCCGGGTTTTACTCAGTCTCCGGTGAAAATTCAGGTGATGATGCAGGCGCTAGAGGCGAATCAGTGGCAAGACATGGAGGCAGCCTTTGAGGACGCGAATCCAGATATTGATTTAGAGTTAGTCGAAGCGCCCAATGCCACTAATTTAGTAGAGGATCTTTACACCTCGGCCTTTTTGTTGGGGGATTCGCCCTATGATTTGGTGTATTTAGATATTGTTTGGGTGCCCAAATTTGCGGCGGCTGGTTGGTTGATGGATTTAAGCGATCGCCTTTCCCCAGAAGATGAGGCCGATTTCCTCGCCGGAGACTTAGCTGGAGGGCGTTATCAAGAGGGTTTATATCGCATCCCCTTCCGTTCCGATGGCGGGATGTTATACTACCGCACCGACTTACTCGCCCAAGCCGGGTATGATCCCCCCCGCACCTTTGACGACTTAATCCAGATTTCCCAATCCGTGCAAGAACAAGGTTTAGCCCAGTGGGGGTACTTGTGGCAGGGGCAACAGTACGAAGGATTAGCGGCCATGTTTGTGGAAATTTTGCGGGGACATGGGGCGTTTTGGGTGGATCCTGATACCCTAGAAGTCGGCTTAGATCAACCCAATGCGATCGCCGCCGTAGAATTCCTGCGCAGTACCATAGACAAAGGCATTTCCCCCCCCGGTGTCACCACCTACGCCGAAGAAGAAACCCGCCGTCTCTTCCAAAACGGCAACACCCTATTTTTACGCAACTGGCCCTATGTCGCCGGATTAGCCGCCGACTCCCCCATTGCCGATAAATTCGCCATTCAGCCCATGGTACACCTTCCGGGCGAAGAAAGCGGCGCTTGTCAAGGGGGCTGGGGCTTAGGCATCTCTGCAACCACCCCCCACCCTGACGAAGCATGGCGCGTCATTGAATTTATCACCAGTCGAGAAGTGCAGAAACAATTTATTCTCGACACCCGCTATGTTCCCAGTCGGCGTTCCCTCTTTAACGATCCCGATATTGTGGCCGCCTATGACTACTATCCTCAACTGTTAGAAGTCGTCGAAAATTCCGTTTTGCGCCCCCCCATCGCCCAATATGCCCAAGCCTCGGACATTTTACAGCGTTATCTCAGCGCCGCCATTACCCGGCGAATGACTCCCGAAGCCGCCATGGAGGCCGCAGCGCGAGAGACGCGCAACGTATTAGGTACAACTTAA
- a CDS encoding carbohydrate ABC transporter permease gives MTQDVIRQREQRIGWLLLTPALLLLLFVFAYPIGRAFFLSLFTENLGTQLKPVFSGLSNYHRLIEDGRFWESLWNTSVFTSVSILCELVLGMVFALILNQSFRGRGLVRTSALLPWALPTAVMGLAWAWIFNDQYGVVNDILARFPFWETNITWLGDPTRAMLALIVADVWKTTPFIAILLLAGLQSIPEDLYEAHAIDGATPWQSFRQVTLPLLTPQIVIALLFRFAQSFGIFDLVQVMTGGGPAGATETVSIYIYATVRRYLDFGYGAALVVVTFVLLILAVFLAGLLLSKARINVSGGR, from the coding sequence ATGACTCAAGATGTAATTCGCCAACGAGAACAACGCATCGGGTGGTTATTATTAACCCCCGCCTTACTCCTGCTGTTATTTGTCTTTGCCTATCCCATTGGGCGGGCTTTTTTCCTCAGCTTATTTACTGAAAACTTAGGCACTCAATTAAAGCCCGTTTTTTCCGGTCTGAGTAACTATCACCGCTTAATCGAAGATGGTCGCTTTTGGGAGAGTTTATGGAATACCAGCGTCTTTACAAGCGTTAGTATTCTCTGTGAATTAGTGTTAGGGATGGTGTTTGCTCTGATTCTCAATCAAAGCTTTCGCGGCCGAGGTTTAGTTCGCACCTCTGCCCTCTTACCTTGGGCCTTACCTACCGCCGTCATGGGTTTAGCGTGGGCGTGGATTTTTAATGATCAATATGGGGTAGTCAATGACATTTTAGCCCGCTTTCCCTTCTGGGAAACTAACATCACTTGGTTAGGAGATCCCACCCGGGCTATGTTAGCCTTAATTGTGGCCGATGTGTGGAAAACAACGCCCTTTATTGCCATTCTCTTATTAGCAGGCTTACAGTCCATTCCCGAAGACTTATATGAAGCCCATGCTATTGATGGGGCGACTCCTTGGCAGAGTTTTCGTCAGGTGACGTTACCCTTATTAACCCCCCAGATTGTGATTGCTTTATTATTCCGTTTTGCCCAATCCTTCGGGATTTTCGACTTAGTACAAGTGATGACAGGAGGGGGGCCAGCTGGGGCAACGGAAACGGTTTCTATTTATATCTACGCCACAGTAAGACGGTATTTAGACTTTGGTTATGGGGCGGCTTTGGTGGTTGTGACTTTTGTCCTATTAATTTTAGCCGTTTTCCTCGCCGGATTACTGCTTTCAAAAGCGCGCATTAATGTTTCAGGAGGTCGATAA
- a CDS encoding carbohydrate ABC transporter permease codes for MAVAQESQAHSSAKLKISSRSILLWVGVVFMVVFCLAPALWQVLTSFKTNAAISALPTIYFPSFSDLTWDHYNSLGAGFWRYVFNSALVSLLSTLLCLGLGAPAAYTLARIKLPGESFILGGILIVSLFPYVLLFLGLLEIVRFVGLGNNYLALIVPYSAINLPLTILVLRSFFQQLPRDLEDSAKMDGYSTVQMLLKIMIPLTIPALVTTGILAFIFAWNEFIFALTFVTRDAMKTIPVAVAQIGGSSLYEIPYGPIAAATVVGTLPLLVLVLFFQRRIVQGITAGAVKG; via the coding sequence ATGGCAGTTGCTCAAGAGTCACAAGCCCATTCTAGCGCTAAACTTAAGATTTCATCCCGGAGTATTTTACTCTGGGTTGGGGTGGTTTTTATGGTGGTTTTTTGCCTTGCTCCGGCACTATGGCAAGTTCTCACCTCGTTTAAAACCAATGCGGCTATTTCCGCCTTGCCTACGATTTATTTTCCTAGTTTTAGTGATTTAACGTGGGATCATTACAACAGTTTAGGGGCGGGATTTTGGCGGTATGTGTTTAATAGTGCCTTAGTGTCCTTGCTTTCAACGTTGTTATGTTTAGGCTTGGGCGCACCTGCGGCTTATACCTTGGCTCGGATTAAGTTACCGGGAGAGTCTTTTATTTTAGGGGGGATTTTAATTGTCAGTTTGTTTCCCTATGTGTTGTTATTTTTAGGACTGTTGGAAATTGTCAGATTTGTGGGCTTAGGGAATAATTATCTGGCCTTGATTGTGCCGTATAGCGCGATTAATTTACCGTTGACGATTTTGGTACTACGCAGCTTTTTCCAACAACTGCCAAGGGATTTAGAAGATTCTGCCAAAATGGATGGTTATAGTACGGTGCAAATGTTGTTAAAAATCATGATTCCTTTGACCATTCCGGCATTAGTGACAACGGGAATTTTAGCCTTTATTTTTGCGTGGAATGAGTTTATTTTTGCCCTAACATTTGTGACCCGAGATGCTATGAAAACCATTCCGGTAGCTGTGGCACAAATTGGCGGATCTTCCCTCTATGAAATCCCCTACGGCCCCATTGCGGCGGCGACGGTGGTAGGAACGTTACCGTTGCTGGTGTTGGTGTTATTCTTCCAGCGTCGGATTGTCCAAGGGATTACGGCTGGGGCTGTTAAGGGCTAG
- a CDS encoding TOBE domain-containing protein, with product MNLLTLDCQGKVAKLGNCEIPLPPLAQVPKLIDLGIRPEALSVKGSEVSEQELVIAGKVFLSENFGRETLVSLRVEDSQDVIRALIPPDQTWNPDYTKLVVPFSSLHWFDAETGDRL from the coding sequence ATGAATCTGTTAACCCTAGACTGTCAGGGCAAGGTGGCGAAATTGGGTAATTGTGAGATTCCCTTACCCCCCTTAGCCCAAGTCCCCAAATTAATTGATTTAGGCATTCGTCCCGAAGCGTTATCTGTCAAAGGGTCTGAGGTTTCGGAGCAAGAGTTAGTGATTGCTGGAAAGGTCTTTCTCTCGGAAAACTTTGGCCGAGAAACCTTAGTCAGTTTGCGCGTGGAGGATTCTCAAGATGTCATTCGGGCTTTAATTCCACCGGATCAAACCTGGAACCCTGACTATACTAAATTGGTGGTTCCCTTCTCCAGTCTGCACTGGTTTGATGCGGAAACAGGCGATCGCCTTTAA
- a CDS encoding filamentous hemagglutinin N-terminal domain-containing protein: MNLFKSLLTQKKSLFFLLLNSSIIPYFFWSNLPLYAQSITSSDDGTGTIIKSQNNTYLIQGGTTVESNLFHSFQDFNLPPNHIAHFLSQPHIKNILGRVTGGNLSLIEGLIQLTGGSSNLYLMNPAGWLFTPEASLNIPASFLVTTASHIAFPQGLFNAFEVNHYPDLTGNPIGLIFPVQSSGTILNSADLSVNPGQSLHLIGNSVISTGTLHAPNGNITITAIPERNEIEISQDGSLLSLVFPASAFQEDYYPVTPFQAVDIPRYLTGNPERQAQTKTQVDSSGNIQVNGSNIALALTPGTAIVSGKIDVSHDLSFTQQNITILGQNIALIDAQINASARTGGGNIYIGGEIQGQGNLFTAQHTIITPETLIQANAIQQGNGGKVIIWADETTQFHGKIESQGGQQQGDGGWVEVSGQQILDFQGQVDTTARDGQPGTLFLDPVDLEIVATRGNTTSTVLSFTDLPQLSRLEASILNQATSNIILEATNTITFNAPVNLINPNVGLKALAHQGIIVNADITTQNGAVFLDANSDNLGGGELLMQNAAIRTGSGDITLKGTGLPGSAPGGTGGTGITLNQSHLITNQGHISLMGVGGEGGQGLNQPDGGMGGKNEQGGAAGLPGGAGGAGGVGIALMNSSLVSTSGLVQLTGIGGNGGQGGQGGGGGGGGSNPNTVALSGGEGGFAGGRGGRGSANTNQGLGGGFAGDVGGGHGGGGSGVNRAGGGGGGGGFGGMGGLGAVGDGMPVLGTAGGAGGAGGGGGATATNGGGGGGDAGRGGGAGGVNLFGSGGSGGNGGGLGGDGGTANGHGGDGGTGSGQGGAGTGGGRDGEDGLINGDGGSSGLVGLNSGGGGGGAGGRGGDGGVGGVGIVLSGAEIKTAPGGLRLVGTGGQGGQGGTGGGGGGGGRGVGGVAAVPGALGGAVVLGG, encoded by the coding sequence ATGAACCTATTCAAATCATTATTAACTCAAAAAAAAAGTTTATTTTTCCTTCTACTCAACTCCAGTATAATCCCTTATTTTTTCTGGTCAAATCTCCCCCTTTATGCTCAATCCATTACCTCCTCAGATGATGGCACCGGAACAATCATTAAATCCCAGAATAATACTTACCTCATCCAAGGGGGAACAACCGTAGAATCTAATCTATTCCATAGCTTTCAAGACTTTAACCTACCCCCCAATCACATCGCCCATTTTCTCTCCCAACCCCATATAAAAAACATCTTAGGTCGAGTAACCGGAGGTAATTTATCCCTCATTGAAGGCTTAATTCAACTCACCGGAGGCTCTAGTAATCTGTATCTAATGAATCCCGCAGGCTGGCTTTTTACCCCAGAAGCCAGCCTCAATATTCCTGCCAGTTTTCTCGTAACCACTGCCTCCCATATCGCCTTTCCACAGGGCTTATTCAATGCCTTTGAAGTGAATCATTATCCTGACCTAACCGGAAACCCCATCGGCTTAATTTTCCCAGTCCAATCATCAGGAACAATCCTCAATAGTGCTGATTTAAGCGTCAATCCGGGTCAAAGTTTACACCTAATTGGTAACAGCGTTATTAGTACCGGAACCCTGCACGCCCCCAATGGCAATATTACCATCACCGCCATTCCTGAACGCAACGAAATTGAAATTTCTCAAGACGGTTCACTGTTAAGCTTAGTCTTTCCCGCCAGCGCTTTTCAAGAGGATTATTATCCCGTCACTCCCTTTCAAGCCGTAGATATTCCTCGTTATCTCACCGGGAACCCAGAACGACAAGCCCAAACCAAAACCCAAGTTGATTCCTCGGGAAACATACAAGTAAATGGCAGTAATATTGCCCTTGCTTTAACTCCCGGAACAGCCATAGTTTCAGGCAAAATAGATGTTTCCCATGATTTATCTTTTACCCAACAAAATATTACAATCTTAGGACAAAATATTGCCTTAATTGATGCCCAAATTAACGCATCAGCCAGAACAGGAGGCGGCAATATTTACATCGGGGGAGAGATTCAAGGTCAAGGAAATTTATTCACCGCACAACATACTATTATTACTCCTGAAACTCTTATTCAAGCCAATGCCATTCAACAAGGCAATGGGGGAAAGGTAATTATTTGGGCTGATGAAACTACCCAATTTCACGGCAAAATTGAAAGTCAGGGAGGACAACAACAAGGGGACGGGGGATGGGTTGAAGTTTCGGGTCAACAAATCCTAGATTTTCAAGGACAAGTAGATACAACCGCCCGAGATGGACAACCGGGCACCTTATTCCTCGACCCCGTAGACTTAGAAATTGTCGCTACCCGAGGCAATACAACCAGCACCGTTTTAAGCTTTACTGACTTACCTCAACTCTCCCGTTTAGAGGCTTCTATTCTCAATCAAGCCACCTCTAATATTATTTTAGAAGCCACCAATACTATTACGTTTAATGCTCCCGTTAACTTAATTAATCCCAATGTAGGCTTAAAGGCCTTAGCTCATCAAGGAATTATAGTAAATGCCGATATTACAACCCAAAATGGAGCAGTGTTTTTAGATGCCAATAGTGATAATTTAGGCGGAGGAGAATTGCTCATGCAAAATGCCGCAATTCGCACAGGAAGCGGTGATATTACCCTTAAAGGAACGGGACTCCCCGGCAGCGCTCCGGGTGGCACAGGTGGCACAGGAATCACCCTCAATCAAAGTCATTTAATCACCAACCAAGGCCATATTTCCCTGATGGGGGTAGGGGGTGAGGGAGGACAAGGCTTGAATCAGCCGGATGGGGGGATGGGGGGGAAAAATGAACAAGGAGGGGCGGCCGGACTTCCGGGGGGGGCCGGGGGTGCGGGTGGGGTGGGAATTGCCCTGATGAATAGTTCCCTTGTCTCCACAAGTGGCTTAGTGCAGTTAACGGGAATCGGTGGGAATGGAGGCCAAGGCGGTCAGGGCGGCGGAGGTGGGGGTGGGGGGAGTAATCCCAACACAGTGGCCCTGAGTGGCGGTGAGGGGGGTTTTGCTGGAGGTCGCGGGGGGCGAGGAAGTGCCAACACGAATCAAGGCCTAGGAGGCGGTTTCGCGGGAGATGTAGGGGGAGGACATGGAGGCGGCGGGTCGGGGGTCAACCGTGCCGGAGGGGGCGGCGGGGGCGGCGGTTTTGGGGGCATGGGCGGTTTAGGCGCGGTGGGGGATGGAATGCCCGTTCTGGGGACTGCTGGCGGCGCTGGCGGGGCTGGTGGTGGTGGGGGTGCAACGGCGACTAATGGCGGCGGGGGCGGTGGTGATGCCGGACGAGGGGGCGGCGCTGGGGGGGTTAATCTGTTTGGTAGCGGGGGCAGTGGGGGCAATGGGGGCGGCCTTGGGGGTGATGGCGGAACGGCCAATGGGCATGGGGGAGATGGGGGAACGGGAAGCGGTCAAGGCGGGGCTGGCACGGGGGGCGGTCGGGATGGAGAGGATGGCTTGATTAATGGGGATGGCGGGAGTAGTGGGTTAGTGGGCTTAAATTCCGGCGGTGGCGGCGGCGGTGCGGGGGGTCGCGGGGGTGATGGGGGTGTTGGTGGCGTGGGGATTGTGCTGTCTGGGGCAGAAATCAAAACAGCCCCGGGGGGGCTGCGGTTAGTGGGTACGGGGGGACAAGGGGGCCAGGGTGGCACTGGGGGCGGTGGCGGCGGCGGGGGTCGCGGTGTGGGGGGGGTGGCGGCGGTGCCGGGGGCGCTGGGGGGCGCGGTGGTGCTGGGGGGCTAG